The Henckelia pumila isolate YLH828 chromosome 2, ASM3356847v2, whole genome shotgun sequence genome includes a window with the following:
- the LOC140878425 gene encoding protein VACUOLELESS GAMETOPHYTES-like — MKKHFSHPHPLKLYCVSPDEEYEADVVCSGCEQALIPAADPVYTCTERDCEFFLHKSCSELARHMEHKSHTGHELTLLSEPPERSIYYNCNACGDLINGFSFRCINKSCHEEEEDFKLHVKCAFLAESVDSKAHKHTLSVEYYNSSTEETTTNMVLCDVCEYCLTEGYWFYGCKECHFRTHLVCAITADGPPDEAKEAEAEAEEEEEEVEEEEEDLEGLTDEQRLMLARIKAQDQMAMLQFQMQMAQLNAQSISNLFRF; from the coding sequence ATGAAGAAGCACTTCAGCCACCCTCATCCCCTCAAACTGTACTGTGTTTCACCAGACGAAGAATATGAAGCTGATGTTGTCTGCTCAGGCTGTGAGCAAGCCCTGATTCCGGCTGCCGATCCGGTCTACACTTGCACCGAACGCGATTGCGAGTTCTTCCTCCACAAATCGTGTTCCGAACTAGCCCGCCACATGGAACACAAATCCCACACGGGCCACGAGCTCACGCTCCTATCGGAGCCCCCGGAGCGGAGCATTTACTACAACTGCAACGCTTGTGGAGATCTCATCAATGGCTTTTCCTTCCGTTGCATTAACAAATCATGTCATGAAGAGGAGGAAGACTTCAAGCTCCACGTGAAATGCGCTTTCTTGGCTGAATCCGTCGACTCCAAAGCCCATAAACACACTCTTTCTGTTGAATATTATAACTCGTCCACAGAGGAGACTACTACTAACATGGTTCTGTGTGATGTCTGCGAGTATTGCCTCACAGAGGGGTACTGGTTTTACGGTTGTAAAGAATGTCATTTTCGTACTCATTTAGTCTGCGCAATCACTGCTGATGGGCCTCCCGATGAAGCCAAGGAGGCGGAGGCGGAGGCGGAGGAAGAGGAGGAGGAGgtggaggaagaagaagaagatttaGAGGGATTGACTGATGAACAAAGATTGATGCTTGCAAGAATTAAGGCCCAGGATCAGATGGCGATGCTTCAGTTTCAAATGCAAATGGCTCAACTCAATGCCCAATCAATTTCCAATCTCTTTCGTTTTTGa
- the LOC140878426 gene encoding uncharacterized protein, whose product MVKQIIIFILASYGCVLRNSYGIVVAATYGRLQEHLNATVAKALSIREALSWLKSLDSSHIIVESDALLVIEALNNSSESDSSRLGLIVHDCKILAGDFSSCQFVFVYRSMNQAAHALAREAVFMSGLVGRATPSRTFISCVILQDLI is encoded by the exons atggttaaGCAG ataattattttcattttggCTAGCTATGGTTGCGTTCTTCGTAATTCTTATGGGATAGTGGTAGCTGCTACTTATGGTAGATTGCAGGAACACCTTAACGCCACGGTAGCAAAAGCCTTGAGTATACGAGAAGCTCTTAGTTGGCTTAAAAGTTTAGACTCTTCTCATATTATTGTTGAATCTGATGCTCTGCTGGTCATTGAAGCGTTGAATAATTCTTCAGAGTCTGATTCTTCTAGATTAGGCTTAATAGTGCATGATTGTAAAATCCTTGCTGGGGATTTCTCGTCTTGTCAATTTGTTTTTGTGTATAGATCAATGAACCAGGCTGCCCATGCTTTGGCTAGGGAAGCGGTTTTCATGTCTGGTCTGGTAGGAAGGGCTACGCCCTCTCGTACTTTTATTTCCTGTGTAATTTTGCAGGATTTGATTTAA